Proteins from a single region of Geothrix sp. PMB-07:
- the rfaE2 gene encoding D-glycero-beta-D-manno-heptose 1-phosphate adenylyltransferase, with the protein MPSPTRFFQSPEAFLAAIPRPKVLCFTNGCFDLIHPGHVQYLADARALGDFLVVGLNSDASVARLKGDSRPLQDEAARAAILLGLRSVDAVVRFNEDTPLELIGALQPDVLVKGGDYTPETVVGREIVEGRGGRLVLIPFLPGHSTTRIEQRIRSGRGVTLE; encoded by the coding sequence ATGCCGTCACCGACCCGTTTCTTCCAAAGCCCCGAGGCCTTTTTGGCGGCCATCCCCAGGCCGAAGGTCCTCTGCTTCACCAACGGCTGCTTCGATCTCATCCACCCGGGCCATGTGCAGTACCTCGCCGACGCCAGGGCCCTGGGCGATTTCCTGGTGGTGGGCCTCAACAGTGACGCCTCGGTGGCCCGCCTGAAGGGTGACTCCCGCCCCCTCCAGGACGAGGCTGCCCGCGCCGCCATCCTGCTGGGCCTGCGGAGCGTCGATGCCGTGGTGCGCTTTAACGAGGACACCCCGCTGGAACTCATCGGGGCCCTGCAGCCCGATGTGCTCGTAAAGGGCGGCGACTACACACCAGAGACAGTTGTTGGCCGCGAGATCGTCGAAGGCCGGGGCGGACGCCTGGTGCTCATTCCCTTTCTACCGGGCCACAGCACCACCCGCATCGAGCAGCGGATCCGCAGTGGACGAGGCGTCACGCTGGAGTAG
- the rplC gene encoding 50S ribosomal protein L3 has product MSKGIIGKKLGMTQIFNEQGQIVPVTVIQAGPCVVVQRKTSAKDGYEAIQIGFVDPNGGKRASKAEKGHCEKLGVAPVRVIREIKVDASSEAKPGDSVLASAFEAKTKVNVTGISKGKGFAGVIKRHHFAGGRATHGSMFHRAPGSIGQSSYPSRVFPGMRMAGHMGDAQVTVRNLEIAKVDVENNLLLIKGAVPGPKGGYIVIKQEA; this is encoded by the coding sequence ATGTCCAAAGGAATCATCGGCAAGAAGCTGGGAATGACCCAGATCTTCAATGAGCAGGGACAGATTGTCCCCGTGACCGTCATCCAGGCCGGCCCTTGTGTGGTCGTCCAGCGCAAGACCTCTGCCAAGGATGGCTATGAAGCCATCCAGATCGGCTTCGTGGATCCGAACGGCGGCAAGCGCGCCTCCAAGGCTGAAAAGGGCCATTGCGAGAAGCTCGGCGTCGCTCCGGTTCGGGTGATCCGCGAGATCAAGGTGGATGCCTCCAGCGAAGCCAAGCCTGGCGACAGTGTCCTGGCGAGCGCCTTCGAGGCGAAGACCAAGGTCAATGTCACCGGCATCAGCAAGGGCAAGGGTTTCGCCGGCGTCATCAAGCGGCACCACTTCGCTGGTGGCCGTGCGACACACGGTTCCATGTTCCACCGCGCGCCTGGCTCCATCGGCCAGTCCAGCTACCCCAGCCGCGTCTTCCCGGGCATGCGCATGGCTGGCCACATGGGCGACGCCCAGGTGACCGTGCGCAATCTGGAAATCGCGAAGGTGGATGTCGAGAACAACCTGCTGCTCATCAAGGGCGCCGTCCCCGGCCCCAAGGGTGGGTACATCGTCATCAAGCAGGAGGCCTAA
- the fusA gene encoding elongation factor G, with product MARQTPLERYRNIGIMAHIDAGKTTTTERILYYTGKIHKIGEVHEGAATTDWMVQEQERGITITSAAITAAWTAQTGQLKGIEHRINIIDTPGHVDFTAEVERSLRVLDGACAVFCAVGGVEPQSETVWRQADKYGVPRMAFVNKMDRPGADFFRVVEMMKTRLKARPMPIQIPIGAEEDFKGVVDLVLMKALTFDEGDKGFKVIYGEIPAELVATAKEWREKMVEMVAETDDALMDKYLGGEELTEDEIRTGIRTGCIKLLFTPMMCGSAFKNKGVQPMLDAVVSYMPSPLDIAAIKGVDADGNETERKAEDKEPFSALIFKIMADPFVGSLAFLRVYSGVLAAGSGVYNAAKGRRERIGRLLQMHANKREDIEEVRTGDIAAAVGLKEVLTGQTICDENHPVILESMDFPDPVIQVAIEPKTKADQEKMGVALSRLAQEDPTFKVKTDPETNQTIIAGMGELHLEIIVDRMMREFKVEANVGKPMVAYRETIRKRVDAEGKFVRQSGGRGQYGHVKMYVEPNEAGKGYEFINDIKGGVIPKEYIKPIDQGIQEAMQSGVLAGYPCVDIKITIYDGSYHDVDSNEMAFKIAGSMGFKNGCEKASPVILEPIMGVEVVVPEDYMGDVIGNLNSRRGRIENMEDRAGVKVVTAKVPLAEMFAYSTTLRGMTQGRGNYTMQFSHYEEAPRNVAEEIVAKVKGAK from the coding sequence GTGGCCCGCCAGACCCCACTCGAGCGCTACCGGAACATCGGCATCATGGCGCACATCGATGCCGGCAAGACCACCACGACGGAGCGCATCCTCTACTACACCGGCAAGATCCACAAGATCGGCGAGGTGCATGAGGGTGCTGCGACCACCGACTGGATGGTGCAGGAGCAGGAGCGCGGCATCACCATCACCTCCGCTGCCATCACGGCCGCCTGGACCGCCCAGACGGGCCAGCTGAAGGGCATTGAGCACCGCATCAACATCATCGACACCCCCGGCCACGTGGACTTCACGGCCGAGGTGGAGCGCTCCCTGCGCGTGCTGGACGGCGCCTGCGCCGTGTTCTGCGCGGTGGGCGGCGTCGAGCCCCAGTCTGAGACCGTGTGGCGGCAGGCCGACAAGTACGGCGTGCCCCGCATGGCCTTCGTGAACAAGATGGATCGCCCCGGCGCGGATTTCTTCCGTGTCGTCGAGATGATGAAGACTCGCCTGAAGGCGCGTCCCATGCCCATCCAGATCCCCATCGGCGCCGAGGAAGACTTCAAGGGCGTGGTCGATCTCGTCCTGATGAAGGCCCTCACCTTCGACGAGGGCGACAAGGGCTTCAAGGTCATCTATGGTGAGATTCCTGCCGAGCTGGTGGCCACGGCCAAGGAATGGCGCGAAAAGATGGTCGAAATGGTCGCCGAGACCGACGACGCGCTCATGGACAAGTACCTGGGCGGCGAAGAGCTGACCGAGGACGAGATCCGCACGGGCATCCGCACCGGCTGCATCAAGCTCCTCTTCACGCCGATGATGTGCGGCTCCGCCTTCAAGAACAAGGGCGTCCAGCCCATGCTCGACGCGGTGGTGAGCTACATGCCTTCGCCCCTCGACATCGCGGCCATCAAGGGTGTCGACGCCGACGGCAACGAGACTGAGCGCAAGGCCGAGGACAAGGAGCCCTTCTCCGCCCTCATCTTCAAGATCATGGCCGATCCCTTCGTGGGTTCGCTGGCCTTCCTTCGCGTCTACTCCGGCGTGCTCGCTGCGGGCTCTGGCGTCTACAACGCCGCCAAGGGTCGCCGTGAGCGCATTGGCCGCCTGCTCCAGATGCACGCCAACAAGCGCGAGGACATTGAAGAGGTCCGCACCGGCGACATCGCTGCCGCTGTGGGTCTGAAGGAAGTCCTTACGGGCCAGACCATCTGCGACGAGAACCACCCCGTGATCCTCGAGTCCATGGATTTCCCGGATCCCGTGATCCAGGTGGCCATCGAGCCCAAGACCAAGGCCGACCAGGAGAAGATGGGCGTGGCCCTGAGCCGCCTGGCCCAGGAAGATCCCACCTTCAAGGTGAAGACCGATCCCGAAACCAACCAGACCATCATCGCCGGCATGGGCGAGCTGCACCTTGAGATCATCGTTGATCGCATGATGCGCGAGTTCAAGGTGGAAGCCAACGTGGGCAAGCCCATGGTGGCCTACCGCGAAACCATCCGGAAGCGCGTGGACGCCGAAGGCAAGTTCGTCCGTCAGTCCGGCGGCCGCGGCCAGTACGGCCACGTCAAGATGTATGTCGAGCCCAACGAGGCTGGCAAGGGCTACGAGTTCATCAACGACATCAAGGGCGGCGTGATTCCCAAGGAATACATCAAGCCCATCGACCAGGGCATCCAGGAAGCCATGCAGTCCGGCGTCCTGGCGGGCTACCCCTGCGTCGACATCAAGATCACCATCTACGACGGCAGCTACCACGACGTGGACTCCAACGAAATGGCGTTCAAGATCGCCGGCTCCATGGGCTTCAAGAACGGCTGCGAAAAGGCTTCCCCTGTGATCCTCGAACCCATCATGGGCGTTGAGGTGGTGGTCCCCGAGGACTACATGGGCGATGTCATCGGCAACCTGAACAGCCGTCGTGGCCGCATCGAGAACATGGAAGACCGGGCCGGCGTCAAGGTCGTCACCGCCAAGGTGCCCCTGGCCGAGATGTTCGCCTATTCGACCACCCTCCGCGGCATGACCCAGGGTCGCGGCAACTACACCATGCAGTTCTCGCACTACGAGGAAGCTCCCCGCAACGTGGCCGAAGAGATCGTGGCCAAGGTCAAGGGCGCCAAGTAG
- a CDS encoding zinc ribbon domain-containing protein, which yields MPLYEYRCEACGQSEEKLESLSAPEVHACQACGKPEGMRRQVSVAAFALTGGGWYKGAAAAPAESASPKAEAPKGGHGCAAGGCGCPLAG from the coding sequence ATGCCCCTCTACGAGTATCGTTGCGAAGCTTGTGGCCAATCCGAGGAGAAGCTGGAAAGCCTTTCGGCGCCGGAGGTCCATGCCTGTCAGGCCTGTGGGAAGCCCGAGGGCATGCGGCGCCAGGTCTCCGTGGCGGCCTTCGCCCTGACCGGTGGGGGCTGGTACAAGGGCGCGGCCGCGGCTCCGGCCGAGAGCGCCTCCCCCAAGGCCGAGGCCCCGAAGGGTGGCCATGGTTGTGCGGCAGGCGGCTGCGGGTGCCCCCTCGCCGGGTGA
- the rpsG gene encoding 30S ribosomal protein S7, translating to MARRSAPAKREILPDPVYNSLVVSKFVNILMERGKKATAERILYGALEIVAKKSGEEALEAFQKALNNIKPSVEVKSRRVGGATYQVPVEVPQNRRQSLAMRWLKIYSASRGERTMRDKLAGEILDAMNFRGASIKKKDDVHKMAEANKAFAHFRW from the coding sequence ATGGCTCGCCGTTCCGCACCCGCCAAGCGTGAGATCCTTCCGGATCCCGTCTACAACAGCCTCGTCGTCTCCAAGTTTGTGAACATCCTCATGGAGCGCGGCAAGAAGGCCACCGCCGAGCGCATCCTCTACGGAGCGCTGGAAATCGTCGCCAAGAAGAGTGGCGAAGAGGCTCTCGAGGCCTTCCAGAAGGCTCTCAACAACATCAAGCCCTCGGTGGAAGTCAAGTCCCGCCGCGTGGGTGGCGCCACCTACCAGGTGCCCGTGGAGGTTCCCCAGAACCGCCGCCAGTCCCTGGCCATGCGCTGGCTGAAGATCTACTCCGCTTCCCGCGGCGAGCGCACCATGCGCGACAAGCTGGCGGGCGAGATCCTCGACGCCATGAATTTCCGCGGCGCGTCCATCAAGAAGAAGGACGACGTCCACAAGATGGCCGAAGCCAACAAGGCCTTCGCCCACTTCCGCTGGTAG
- the rpsL gene encoding 30S ribosomal protein S12, producing the protein MPTINQLIRHGRKTFTNKTKSPALDACPQKRGVCTRVFTTTPKKPNSALRKVARVRLTNGIECTTYIPGVGHNLQEHSIVLIRGGRVKDLPGVRYHVVRGTLDATGVAGRNQSRSKYGAKRPKAGAAPAKKK; encoded by the coding sequence GTGCCTACCATCAATCAGCTGATCCGCCATGGGCGGAAGACGTTCACCAACAAGACGAAGAGCCCCGCGCTTGACGCTTGCCCGCAGAAGCGTGGCGTGTGCACCCGTGTGTTCACCACCACCCCCAAGAAGCCGAATTCCGCGCTTCGCAAGGTGGCGCGTGTGCGCCTCACCAACGGCATCGAGTGCACGACCTACATCCCGGGCGTGGGCCACAATTTGCAGGAGCACAGCATCGTGCTCATCCGCGGCGGCCGTGTGAAAGATCTGCCGGGCGTGCGCTATCACGTGGTCCGCGGCACCCTGGACGCCACCGGCGTTGCGGGCCGTAACCAGTCCCGTTCCAAGTACGGCGCCAAGCGCCCCAAGGCTGGCGCCGCGCCGGCCAAGAAGAAGTAG
- the rpsJ gene encoding 30S ribosomal protein S10 — MKDNIRIRLRAFDHRLLDQSTREIVDTAKRTGAQVAGPIPLPTRTNKYTVNRSPHVDKKSRDQFEIRTHKRLLDILNPTQNTVDTLMRLDLPAGVDVEIKVFSRQGNR, encoded by the coding sequence ATGAAAGACAACATCCGCATCCGTTTGCGTGCCTTCGACCACCGTCTGCTCGATCAGAGCACCCGCGAAATCGTGGACACCGCCAAGCGCACGGGCGCCCAGGTGGCAGGACCGATTCCTTTGCCCACCCGGACGAACAAGTACACCGTCAACCGTTCCCCCCACGTGGACAAGAAGAGCCGGGACCAGTTCGAAATCCGCACGCACAAGCGGCTGCTCGACATCCTGAATCCGACCCAGAACACCGTGGACACCCTCATGCGCCTGGATCTGCCCGCTGGCGTTGACGTGGAGATCAAGGTCTTCAGCCGTCAGGGCAACAGGTAG